A section of the Bryobacteraceae bacterium genome encodes:
- a CDS encoding CDP-alcohol phosphatidyltransferase, translating into MRHWLPNALTLLRVALTPAVGVSLARNDARTALPLLAAAALSDAADGWLARRLGATSSAGAYLDPIADKLLAATVFVGLASAGRLPGWLAALVLGRDLLILLFAWWALRFTRLRRFPPSGWGKLSTILQFSLGVGCVLEMAAPAAWLDALVRMLIPPVAAATAWSGLHYGWTAVRRLRQMAD; encoded by the coding sequence ATGAGGCACTGGCTGCCGAACGCCCTGACGCTGTTGCGCGTGGCGCTGACTCCGGCGGTCGGTGTTTCCCTGGCCCGCAACGACGCGCGCACGGCCCTGCCCCTGCTGGCCGCGGCGGCCCTGAGCGACGCCGCCGACGGGTGGCTCGCGCGGCGGCTTGGCGCCACGAGCAGCGCCGGCGCGTATCTGGATCCCATCGCCGACAAGCTTCTGGCCGCCACCGTGTTTGTCGGGCTCGCCTCCGCCGGCCGCCTTCCCGGGTGGCTGGCCGCGCTCGTGCTGGGGCGTGACCTGCTCATTCTGCTCTTTGCCTGGTGGGCGCTGCGATTCACTCGGCTGCGCCGCTTCCCGCCTTCGGGATGGGGCAAGCTGAGCACCATCCTTCAGTTTTCGTTGGGTGTCGGTTGCGTTCTGGAGATGGCCGCGCCCGCCGCATGGCTGGACGCCCTTGTGCGCATGCTGATCCCCCCCGTCGCCGCGGCCACGGCATGGAGCGGGCTGCATTATGGGTGGACTGCGGTCCGCCGGCTGCGGCAAATGGCGGATTGA
- a CDS encoding ABC transporter, whose amino-acid sequence MNADLEFCLPYLRKYRRRITLGTGALVVKDVAGAGVPLLIKWGVDALTSGAPLGRVAWLAAAVTALSLLKGVFMYWMRVILVGVSRDVEYDMRNDLFACLVRLDGSFYARFRTGDIMARATNDLNAVRMMMGPAVMYLAETSLTLLLALSVMLAVDWRLTLWALAPAPLISLAVVFFGRRIHERFEAIQRLFSDISSRVQESLAGIRVIRAYVQEEAEMRRFQELNERFIGENLRLAKLSGLFLPLLFFFVGLTFLIVLWVGGLQLLEGRITLGSFVMFNSYMAMLVWPMIAFGWVTNLVQRGRASLGRIRELMAEQPRIAAPPAPRPVPAGPCEIRFEDVRAAFDGRTVLSGISLRIPAGSTVAIVGRTGSGKSTLVHLIPRLLDPAGGAVLLGNVDLRELDPQQVRRRIGFVPQETFLFSATLAENIAFGAPGAPREEILRAAHMAGLEQDLQSFPQGLDTEVGERGLTLSGGQKQRVAIARALVRNPEILILDDALSAVDTLTEDRILSGLRQFMHGRTTILISHRVSTVREADTIYVLDQGRIVEQGSHDELLALNGYYADLYQKQLLEEELESI is encoded by the coding sequence ATGAACGCCGACCTCGAATTCTGCCTGCCCTATCTGCGGAAGTATCGCCGCAGGATCACGCTCGGCACGGGCGCCCTGGTGGTGAAAGACGTCGCCGGGGCGGGCGTCCCGCTGCTGATCAAGTGGGGCGTGGACGCGCTGACGTCCGGAGCGCCGCTCGGGCGCGTGGCGTGGCTGGCCGCGGCCGTTACCGCGTTGTCGCTGCTCAAGGGCGTGTTCATGTACTGGATGCGCGTCATCCTGGTGGGCGTGTCGCGCGATGTCGAATACGACATGCGCAACGATCTCTTCGCATGCCTGGTGCGGCTCGACGGCAGTTTTTACGCCCGTTTCCGCACCGGCGACATCATGGCGCGCGCCACCAATGATCTGAATGCGGTCCGCATGATGATGGGCCCGGCGGTGATGTATCTGGCCGAGACGTCGCTCACGCTGCTGCTGGCGCTGTCAGTGATGCTGGCCGTGGACTGGCGCCTGACGCTGTGGGCGCTCGCGCCGGCGCCGCTCATCAGCCTGGCGGTCGTCTTTTTCGGCCGCCGGATTCATGAGCGCTTCGAGGCGATCCAGCGGCTGTTTTCCGACATCAGCAGCCGCGTGCAGGAGTCGCTGGCAGGCATCCGCGTCATTCGCGCCTATGTGCAGGAAGAGGCCGAAATGCGCCGCTTCCAGGAGCTGAACGAGCGCTTTATCGGCGAAAATCTCCGGCTGGCAAAACTCAGCGGGCTGTTTTTGCCGCTGCTGTTTTTCTTCGTCGGACTCACATTTCTGATCGTCCTGTGGGTGGGCGGGCTCCAGTTGCTGGAGGGCCGCATCACCCTGGGCAGCTTCGTCATGTTCAACAGCTACATGGCGATGCTCGTGTGGCCGATGATCGCCTTCGGCTGGGTGACCAATCTCGTGCAGCGCGGCCGCGCCTCGCTGGGACGCATCCGCGAGCTGATGGCCGAGCAGCCTCGCATCGCCGCGCCGCCAGCGCCGCGGCCGGTCCCGGCGGGCCCGTGCGAGATCCGCTTTGAGGACGTGCGGGCCGCCTTCGACGGACGCACGGTGCTCTCCGGCATCTCGCTGCGCATCCCTGCGGGCAGCACGGTAGCCATTGTCGGCCGGACCGGCAGCGGCAAAAGCACGCTGGTCCACTTGATTCCGCGCCTGCTGGACCCCGCCGGCGGAGCCGTGCTCCTGGGCAATGTCGACCTCCGCGAACTGGACCCGCAGCAGGTGCGCCGCCGCATTGGCTTCGTGCCGCAGGAGACGTTCCTGTTCAGCGCCACGCTGGCCGAAAACATCGCCTTCGGCGCGCCCGGAGCCCCGCGCGAGGAGATCCTGCGGGCGGCGCACATGGCGGGCCTCGAGCAGGACCTCCAGTCGTTCCCGCAGGGCCTGGACACCGAGGTGGGCGAGCGCGGCCTCACGCTCTCCGGCGGGCAGAAGCAGCGGGTGGCGATTGCGCGGGCGCTCGTGCGCAACCCGGAGATCCTGATTCTTGACGACGCGCTGTCGGCCGTGGACACGCTGACCGAAGACCGGATCCTTTCCGGACTGCGCCAGTTCATGCACGGCCGGACGACGATTCTCATCTCCCATCGCGTCTCCACAGTGCGTGAAGCGGACACCATCTACGTGCTCGACCAGGGCCGCATCGTCGAACAGGGCAGCCACGACGAGCTGCTGGCCCTCAACGGCTATTACGCGGATCTGTACCAGAAGCAGCTTCTCGAGGAAGAGCTCGAGTCGATCTGA
- the dapA gene encoding dihydrodipicolinate synthase family protein — protein sequence MAARLQGIFTPMLVPLDERDRIDEAELRRFIRWLVEKGVHGLYPNGSTGEFTRLTVEERRLIVRITCEEAAGRVPVLAGAAEANVRETIAACELYHSYGARAVAIVSPIYYRLSPESVYAYFREIALHSPIDVTLYNIPLFASPIDLTTIRRLSEFERIIGIKDSSGDVAFMMRMIAAIRPHRPDFTFLTGWDCVLVPMMLAGADGGTNAASNVVPELLRKLYDLVRGGRLDEAMQLQYRILELFDLMLNQFEFPDGFRAGAEMRGFRFGRGRQPQSASQRADRAALKRVLQCLLADSGVVEPPESGCAVRTGEPSRDRIEQIVLEVMDTLRRRGLVE from the coding sequence ATGGCCGCGCGGCTCCAGGGCATCTTCACGCCGATGCTCGTCCCGCTTGACGAGCGGGACCGCATCGACGAGGCCGAGCTGCGCCGGTTCATCCGCTGGCTGGTGGAGAAGGGCGTCCACGGGCTGTATCCGAACGGTTCCACGGGCGAGTTCACGCGCCTCACCGTGGAGGAGCGGCGCCTGATCGTCAGGATCACCTGTGAAGAAGCCGCCGGCCGCGTGCCGGTGCTGGCCGGAGCGGCGGAGGCCAACGTGCGGGAGACGATCGCCGCCTGCGAGCTCTATCACTCCTATGGCGCGCGCGCCGTGGCGATCGTCTCGCCCATTTACTACCGGTTGAGCCCGGAGTCCGTCTACGCCTACTTCCGTGAAATCGCGCTGCACTCGCCGATAGACGTCACGCTGTACAACATTCCGCTGTTTGCCAGCCCGATTGACCTGACGACGATCCGGCGGCTGAGCGAGTTCGAACGCATCATCGGCATCAAGGACTCCTCCGGCGATGTCGCCTTCATGATGCGGATGATCGCCGCGATTCGCCCCCACCGGCCGGATTTCACTTTCCTCACCGGCTGGGACTGCGTGCTCGTGCCGATGATGCTCGCCGGCGCCGACGGCGGCACCAACGCCGCCTCCAACGTCGTGCCCGAGCTGCTGAGGAAGCTCTACGACCTGGTGCGCGGGGGCCGGCTCGACGAGGCGATGCAGTTGCAGTACCGCATCCTCGAGCTGTTCGACCTGATGCTGAACCAATTCGAGTTTCCCGACGGATTTCGCGCCGGCGCCGAGATGCGCGGCTTCCGCTTCGGCCGCGGCCGCCAGCCGCAGAGCGCCTCGCAACGGGCCGATCGCGCCGCGCTCAAGCGCGTGCTTCAGTGCCTGCTGGCCGACTCGGGCGTCGTCGAGCCGCCCGAATCGGGCTGTGCCGTCCGCACCGGCGAGCCATCGCGCGACCGCATCGAACAGATCGTCCTCGAAGTCATGGATACGCTGCGCCGCAGGGGTCTGGTGGAATGA
- the tklB gene encoding transketolase: protein MLIAARYEKKLGAATREAFGRTLVELGRENPNVVVGDADLTKSTMTTYFAKEFPDRLFECGIAEANMVAIGAGLALAGKIPFVSSFSAFVMTKGFEQLRVLVAYPNVNLKVVGTHSGISIGEDGPSQMSVEEIALACALPNFVVLSPADEVATRWAVRWAAEHVGPVFIRTGRPKAPIVYNSDAHFEIGKAVELVPGTDVTIVATGLMVAEALLAAGQLEGEGISARVLDIHTIKPLDEDALERAARETGALVVVEEHLVDCGLGVRVAQALARRHPAPIEFIGLTGYAESGSPDELLDKYGLRASNIVDAVRRVLARKP, encoded by the coding sequence ATGCTGATTGCCGCCAGATACGAAAAGAAGCTCGGCGCCGCCACGCGCGAAGCCTTCGGCCGGACGCTTGTGGAACTGGGCCGCGAGAACCCGAACGTCGTGGTCGGGGACGCGGATCTCACCAAGTCCACGATGACGACCTATTTCGCCAAGGAATTTCCCGACCGGCTGTTCGAGTGCGGCATCGCCGAGGCCAACATGGTGGCCATTGGGGCCGGCCTGGCGCTGGCGGGCAAGATCCCCTTCGTGTCGAGCTTCTCGGCCTTCGTCATGACCAAGGGCTTCGAGCAGCTCCGCGTGCTGGTGGCGTATCCCAACGTCAACCTGAAGGTCGTCGGCACGCACAGCGGCATCTCGATCGGCGAGGACGGCCCGTCGCAGATGAGCGTGGAAGAGATCGCGCTGGCCTGCGCCCTGCCGAACTTTGTCGTCCTGTCGCCGGCCGATGAAGTGGCGACCCGCTGGGCCGTGCGCTGGGCGGCCGAGCACGTGGGGCCGGTCTTTATCCGCACCGGCCGGCCGAAGGCCCCCATCGTGTACAACTCCGACGCGCACTTTGAAATCGGCAAGGCAGTGGAGCTGGTGCCGGGCACGGACGTCACGATTGTGGCCACCGGGCTGATGGTGGCCGAGGCGCTGCTGGCCGCAGGCCAACTGGAAGGCGAGGGCATCTCGGCGCGGGTGCTGGACATCCACACGATCAAGCCGCTCGATGAAGACGCGCTGGAGCGCGCCGCCCGCGAGACCGGGGCGCTGGTCGTCGTGGAGGAGCATTTGGTGGACTGCGGACTCGGTGTCCGCGTGGCGCAGGCGCTGGCCCGGCGCCATCCTGCTCCGATCGAGTTCATCGGCCTCACCGGCTATGCCGAGTCCGGCTCGCCCGACGAGCTGCTGGACAAGTACGGCCTGCGCGCGTCGAACATCGTGGACGCAGTGCGCCGCGTGCTTGCACGGAAGCCGTAA
- a CDS encoding transketolase: MERTKDPAALAAICKQIRRHIITMTGAAKSGHPGGSLSAVEIVVTLYWDVMRHDPARPDWPDRDRFILSKGHAAPVLYAALAECGYTPKETLNTLRKLGSIYQGHPDKRFIPVLEASTGSLGEGLSAGIGMALAARLDRRDYRTYVLLGDGEIQEGQIWEAAMFASFHKVDNICAIVDYNKIQLDGFVKDIMDLEPLVPKWQAFGWHVIELDGHDIPALQGAFAEAASVKGKPTVIIAHTVKGKGVSFMENNPKYHGVAPTPEEVELALKELA; encoded by the coding sequence ATGGAACGCACGAAGGACCCTGCTGCGCTTGCGGCCATTTGCAAGCAGATCCGCCGTCACATCATCACCATGACGGGCGCTGCGAAGAGCGGCCATCCGGGCGGCTCGCTCTCTGCGGTCGAGATCGTCGTCACCCTGTATTGGGACGTCATGCGGCACGATCCGGCGCGCCCCGACTGGCCGGACCGCGACCGCTTCATCCTTTCCAAGGGCCACGCGGCGCCGGTGCTGTACGCGGCGCTGGCCGAATGCGGCTACACGCCCAAAGAGACGCTGAACACGCTGCGGAAGCTGGGCTCGATCTATCAGGGCCATCCCGACAAGCGTTTCATCCCGGTGCTGGAAGCCTCGACCGGCTCGCTGGGCGAAGGACTGAGCGCGGGCATCGGCATGGCGTTGGCGGCGCGGCTCGACCGGCGCGATTACCGCACCTATGTGCTGCTTGGCGACGGCGAGATCCAGGAAGGGCAGATCTGGGAAGCGGCCATGTTCGCCTCGTTCCACAAGGTGGACAACATCTGCGCGATTGTCGATTACAACAAGATCCAGCTCGACGGCTTCGTCAAGGACATCATGGACCTCGAGCCGCTCGTGCCGAAATGGCAGGCCTTCGGCTGGCACGTGATCGAGCTGGACGGCCACGACATCCCGGCGTTGCAGGGCGCATTTGCCGAGGCCGCCTCGGTGAAGGGCAAACCGACAGTGATTATTGCTCATACCGTGAAAGGCAAGGGCGTCAGTTTCATGGAAAACAACCCGAAATATCACGGTGTGGCGCCCACGCCGGAAGAAGTGGAACTCGCCCTGAAGGAGCTTGCCTGA
- the hemB gene encoding delta-aminolevulinic acid dehydratase: MPFPIHRMRRLRASEPLRRLVRETTLEPADLVLPLFVTEGEGVRRPISSMPGNYQLSIDELLRECAECVELGLGGVILFGIPAHKDESASEAYREDGIVQRAVRALKDRYPSLVVITDVCNCEYTSHGHCGKVVDGDVDNDATLAWLAASAVSHARAGADIVAPSDMMDGRVAAIRRALDEAGFTKTPILSYAAKYASVFYGPFREAAESAPQFGDRRSYQMDPPNAREAMREIALDIEEGADMIMVKPAMPYLDILCMARDRFDVPLAAYQVSGEFSMIQAAAANGWLDGQRAMMESLIAIRRAGADVILTYFAREAARLLQK, translated from the coding sequence ATGCCATTCCCGATCCATCGCATGAGGCGGCTGCGCGCCAGCGAGCCGCTGCGGCGCCTGGTGCGCGAGACGACGCTCGAGCCGGCCGACCTGGTCCTCCCGTTGTTTGTCACCGAAGGCGAGGGCGTGCGCAGGCCGATCTCCTCGATGCCCGGCAATTACCAGCTCTCCATCGACGAGCTGCTCCGGGAGTGCGCCGAGTGCGTGGAGCTTGGCCTCGGCGGGGTAATCCTGTTCGGGATCCCCGCTCACAAGGACGAATCGGCCAGCGAGGCCTACCGCGAGGACGGCATCGTGCAGCGCGCGGTGCGCGCTCTGAAGGACCGCTATCCCTCGCTTGTCGTCATCACCGACGTCTGCAACTGCGAGTACACGAGCCATGGCCATTGCGGCAAGGTGGTGGACGGCGACGTGGACAACGACGCCACGCTCGCCTGGCTGGCCGCGTCGGCCGTTTCGCATGCCCGGGCCGGCGCCGACATCGTCGCGCCTTCTGACATGATGGACGGGCGCGTCGCCGCCATCCGCCGCGCGCTCGACGAGGCCGGCTTCACGAAGACGCCCATCCTCAGCTACGCCGCCAAATACGCCAGCGTCTTCTACGGCCCTTTCCGCGAGGCGGCCGAAAGCGCGCCCCAGTTCGGCGACCGGCGCAGCTATCAGATGGACCCGCCGAACGCGCGCGAGGCGATGCGCGAAATCGCGCTGGACATCGAGGAAGGCGCCGACATGATCATGGTGAAGCCCGCCATGCCGTACCTCGACATCCTGTGCATGGCGCGCGACCGCTTCGACGTTCCGCTGGCCGCCTACCAGGTGTCGGGCGAATTTTCGATGATCCAGGCCGCCGCGGCCAATGGCTGGCTGGACGGGCAGCGGGCGATGATGGAGTCGCTTATCGCCATCCGCCGCGCCGGCGCCGACGTGATTCTGACGTATTTTGCCCGGGAAGCGGCACGGCTGCTCCAGAAATAA
- the acyP gene encoding acylphosphatase translates to MAKESRKQARRFIIRGRVQGVGYRWFAQQWASQIGVTGWVRNCDDGSVEVYACGSSEQLDEFSMRLRQGPRFSDVRHVEEQEAPLLQSSGFTIRG, encoded by the coding sequence ATGGCGAAAGAGTCGCGGAAGCAGGCGCGGCGGTTCATCATCCGGGGGCGGGTGCAGGGCGTCGGCTACCGCTGGTTCGCCCAGCAGTGGGCCTCGCAGATCGGCGTCACCGGCTGGGTGCGCAACTGCGACGACGGCAGCGTCGAAGTTTACGCCTGCGGGTCGTCCGAACAACTGGACGAGTTCTCCATGCGGCTGCGGCAGGGGCCGCGTTTCAGCGACGTGCGCCACGTCGAAGAGCAGGAGGCGCCTCTGTTACAATCAAGTGGATTCACCATCCGCGGCTGA
- the apt gene encoding adenine phosphoribosyltransferase has product MLDLKSLIREVPDFPKPGINFYDITTLLKDPRGWRETIDALKSHYEGMTVDLVVGVEARGFFFAPAMAYALGAGFVPVRKPGKLPAETVSVEYELEYGTDSLHMHRDAIAPGQKVLIIDDVLATGGTAAAVAKLVEKLGGVVAGLGFLVELDFLRGREKLSRYDVFSLIHYEK; this is encoded by the coding sequence ATGCTCGACCTCAAGTCTCTGATCCGCGAAGTCCCGGACTTCCCCAAACCCGGCATCAATTTCTACGACATCACCACGCTGCTCAAGGACCCGCGCGGCTGGCGCGAGACCATCGACGCCCTCAAGAGCCATTACGAGGGCATGACGGTGGACCTTGTCGTCGGCGTCGAGGCCCGCGGCTTCTTCTTTGCGCCGGCGATGGCCTACGCTCTGGGCGCCGGGTTCGTGCCGGTGCGCAAGCCCGGAAAGCTGCCGGCCGAGACGGTGAGCGTCGAGTACGAGCTCGAATACGGCACCGACAGCCTTCATATGCACCGGGACGCAATCGCTCCCGGCCAGAAGGTGCTCATCATCGACGACGTGCTCGCCACCGGCGGCACCGCCGCTGCCGTGGCGAAGCTCGTCGAAAAGCTCGGCGGCGTGGTGGCCGGGCTCGGCTTTCTCGTCGAGCTCGATTTTCTCAGGGGCCGCGAGAAGCTCTCCCGGTACGACGTCTTCTCCCTCATCCACTACGAGAAGTAA
- the ispE gene encoding 4-diphosphocytidyl-2-C-methyl-D-erythritol kinase, producing the protein MLPRRAAVPSFAKVNLSLKVLGRRPDGYHELRTVFQTVGLADRIEFEFAPARRGLQIELDDPLGIEDNLVLRAARLFCESERVRGRLRMRLVKRIPMGAGLGGGSGNAASVLLALGPLTGRNTSPQRLHALAASLGSDVPFFLYGGTALGLGRGEELYPLPDAPAWPALILAPDLHVSTAEAYRALRRPELTSPVDYRKLDVFQSFVWRGQYLSGAENDFEAAVFALHPELKRWKRKLERLGAQSARLSGSGAALFGVFPDRAKLQGALPQFSTEPLKVFSTTLLSRRQYRARIGSSLREHAVANTWPPRSRYVRDEL; encoded by the coding sequence ATGCTGCCGCGCCGCGCTGCCGTCCCTTCGTTTGCGAAGGTGAACCTCAGCCTGAAGGTGCTGGGCCGCAGACCGGACGGCTACCACGAGCTGCGAACGGTGTTCCAGACCGTCGGCCTCGCGGACCGGATCGAGTTTGAATTCGCCCCGGCCCGGCGCGGGTTGCAGATCGAGCTCGACGATCCGCTCGGCATCGAGGACAATCTCGTCCTGCGCGCCGCGCGCCTGTTCTGCGAAAGCGAACGCGTGCGCGGCCGGCTCCGCATGCGGCTGGTGAAGCGGATTCCGATGGGGGCGGGACTTGGCGGCGGCTCGGGCAACGCGGCGTCAGTGCTGCTCGCGCTTGGCCCCCTGACCGGCCGCAATACGAGCCCGCAGCGGCTCCACGCCCTGGCCGCCTCGCTCGGCAGCGATGTCCCGTTTTTCCTCTATGGCGGCACCGCCCTCGGGCTGGGCCGCGGCGAGGAGCTGTATCCGCTGCCCGATGCCCCCGCCTGGCCGGCGCTGATCCTGGCGCCCGATTTGCATGTGTCCACCGCCGAAGCCTACCGCGCCCTGCGGCGGCCCGAATTGACTTCCCCGGTGGACTACCGTAAACTGGATGTTTTCCAGTCGTTTGTCTGGCGAGGGCAGTATCTGTCCGGCGCGGAGAACGACTTCGAGGCCGCCGTGTTCGCGCTCCATCCGGAGCTCAAGCGGTGGAAGAGGAAACTCGAACGGCTCGGGGCCCAGTCTGCACGGCTCTCCGGCAGCGGGGCAGCACTCTTCGGGGTGTTTCCGGACCGGGCCAAGCTTCAGGGAGCCCTTCCGCAGTTCTCCACGGAACCTCTCAAAGTTTTCTCGACGACGTTGCTTTCGCGCCGGCAATACCGCGCGCGGATCGGAAGCAGTTTGCGGGAGCATGCGGTTGCCAACACCTGGCCGCCCCGAAGCCGGTACGTGAGAGATGAATTGTGA
- the prs gene encoding ribose-phosphate pyrophosphokinase, with protein sequence MNCDRFKILSGNANPALALAICRELGMPLAGATVKTFSDGEIWVQITENVRGADVFVIQPTCPPADRHLMELILMIDALKRASADRITAVMPYYGYARQDRKDRPRVPISAKVIASMLERAGAHRLLTLDLHAAQIQGFFDIPVDHLFAAPVMIDYVRRNYDLSRLIVVSPDAGGVERARAFAKRLEAPLAIIDKRRERPNESEVMNIIGDVRGLDCLLVDDLIDTAGTLGKSSDALLEAGAASVTACATHPVLSGPAIENIQRSRLREVIVSDSIPLREDAKACGRIKVLSVAPLLAKAIQSIHEATSVSSLFV encoded by the coding sequence ATGAATTGTGATCGGTTCAAAATCCTGAGCGGCAACGCCAACCCGGCCTTGGCCCTCGCCATCTGCCGCGAGCTCGGCATGCCGCTGGCCGGCGCCACCGTCAAGACCTTCTCTGACGGCGAAATCTGGGTCCAGATCACCGAGAACGTCCGCGGCGCCGACGTCTTCGTCATCCAGCCCACCTGCCCGCCCGCCGACCGCCACCTGATGGAGCTGATCCTGATGATCGACGCGCTCAAGCGCGCCTCGGCGGACCGGATCACCGCCGTCATGCCCTACTACGGCTACGCGCGCCAGGACCGCAAGGATCGGCCGCGCGTGCCCATCTCGGCCAAGGTCATCGCCAGCATGCTCGAGCGCGCCGGCGCCCACCGCCTGCTGACACTCGACCTGCACGCAGCCCAGATCCAGGGCTTCTTCGACATCCCCGTCGATCATCTGTTCGCCGCGCCGGTGATGATCGATTATGTCCGGCGCAACTACGATCTTTCGCGCCTCATCGTCGTTTCGCCCGACGCCGGCGGCGTCGAGCGCGCCCGCGCCTTCGCCAAACGCCTGGAGGCGCCGCTGGCCATCATCGACAAGCGCAGGGAACGGCCCAACGAAAGCGAGGTCATGAACATCATCGGCGACGTGCGCGGCCTCGACTGCCTGCTGGTGGACGACCTCATCGACACGGCGGGCACCCTGGGCAAGTCCAGCGACGCCCTGCTGGAGGCCGGCGCGGCCAGTGTCACCGCCTGCGCCACCCACCCGGTGCTGTCCGGGCCGGCGATCGAAAACATCCAGCGTTCGCGCCTGCGCGAGGTCATCGTTTCCGATTCGATCCCGCTCCGCGAGGACGCAAAGGCCTGTGGCCGGATCAAGGTTCTTTCCGTGGCTCCGCTGTTGGCCAAGGCCATTCAGAGCATCCACGAAGCCACGTCGGTGAGCAGTTTATTTGTCTGA
- the rplY gene encoding 50S ribosomal protein L25 produces the protein MRKDITIAAEPRPARGKNEARRLRARKRIPAVVYGAGKESVAVSVNPLEIEKILHSSSGVNTIFNLDIQGVESTPVMVVDWQLDPVKSHLLHVDLKRIDLSKRLRVKVPVHTTGDPRGVKEQGGLHEVITREIEIECLPDEIPEHFTVDVSHLRIGQSLRAGDVPLSGSMKLLTPADLVISHVVATRGSAVTEEAEAAAPAEPEVVKKGKKEEEGGEKKK, from the coding sequence ATGAGGAAGGACATCACCATCGCCGCCGAGCCGCGCCCGGCGCGGGGCAAGAACGAGGCCCGGCGCCTGCGCGCGCGCAAGCGGATCCCGGCGGTCGTCTATGGCGCCGGCAAGGAGTCGGTGGCGGTCAGCGTCAACCCGCTCGAAATCGAAAAAATCCTGCATTCGTCTTCCGGCGTCAACACCATCTTCAACCTGGACATCCAGGGCGTCGAATCGACGCCCGTCATGGTTGTCGACTGGCAGCTCGACCCGGTCAAGAGCCACCTGCTGCACGTCGATCTGAAGCGCATCGACCTGTCGAAGCGCCTCCGTGTGAAGGTGCCGGTGCACACCACCGGCGATCCCCGCGGCGTCAAGGAGCAGGGCGGCCTGCACGAGGTCATCACGCGCGAGATCGAAATCGAGTGCCTGCCGGACGAAATCCCCGAACATTTCACCGTGGATGTGTCGCATCTCCGCATCGGGCAGAGCCTCCGCGCCGGAGACGTTCCGCTCAGCGGCTCGATGAAGCTGTTGACGCCCGCCGATCTCGTCATTTCGCACGTTGTGGCGACGCGCGGCTCAGCGGTGACCGAGGAAGCCGAGGCCGCCGCCCCGGCCGAGCCGGAGGTCGTCAAGAAGGGCAAGAAGGAAGAGGAAGGCGGGGAGAAGAAGAAGTAA
- the pth gene encoding peptidyl-tRNA hydrolase, which yields MAEVEMLVVGLGNPGPEYEWTPHNLGFLTVDRLAGRHSIRISRYECRALVGQGRIGGRTVMLAKPQTFMNLSGQSVKGLLEKLELGPERLLVIYDDLDLPWLSLRIRPKGSAGGHHGVEDIIRCLGRQDFARLRLGIHPGHEVRDGAKFVLTPFRSGQREELDRLLDDASAAAESVITEGVEKAMAVHNRRAPGSNREEE from the coding sequence ATGGCCGAAGTCGAGATGCTGGTGGTGGGGCTCGGCAACCCCGGGCCCGAATACGAATGGACGCCGCACAATCTCGGCTTCCTCACCGTGGACCGGCTCGCCGGCCGCCACTCGATCCGGATCAGCCGCTACGAGTGCCGCGCGCTGGTCGGGCAGGGCCGCATCGGCGGACGCACGGTGATGCTGGCCAAGCCGCAGACGTTCATGAATCTGAGCGGGCAGTCTGTCAAAGGGCTGCTCGAAAAGCTGGAGCTGGGGCCGGAACGGCTGCTGGTGATCTACGACGACCTGGACCTGCCGTGGCTGAGCCTGCGGATCCGCCCGAAGGGCTCGGCCGGCGGACACCACGGCGTCGAAGACATCATCCGCTGCCTCGGCCGGCAGGACTTCGCCCGGCTACGGCTGGGCATCCATCCGGGTCATGAGGTCCGTGATGGTGCAAAGTTCGTGCTCACTCCTTTCCGGAGCGGGCAAAGGGAGGAACTGGACCGGCTGCTGGACGACGCAAGCGCCGCCGCCGAGTCCGTCATCACCGAGGGCGTCGAAAAGGCCATGGCGGTTCACAACCGCCGCGCCCCCGGATCGAACAGAGAGGAAGAATGA
- the rplI gene encoding 50S ribosomal protein L9: MEVILREDIEKLGSRGQVVKVADGFARNYLLPRRLAVPATEANRKIVEQERQAALRREAKEKAAAEELARMLAGVVLTTTQKAGEADQLFGSVTAKDIAELLEKQGYQIDRRKILLDHPIKTLGEHKVTLRLHREVSVEITVNVNREESE; the protein is encoded by the coding sequence ATGGAAGTCATCCTGCGTGAAGACATCGAAAAACTGGGCTCGCGCGGCCAGGTGGTGAAGGTGGCCGACGGCTTCGCACGCAACTACCTGCTGCCCCGCCGCCTCGCCGTGCCCGCCACCGAGGCCAACCGCAAGATCGTCGAACAGGAACGCCAGGCGGCCCTGCGCCGCGAGGCCAAAGAGAAGGCCGCCGCCGAGGAGCTGGCCAGAATGCTGGCCGGCGTCGTGCTCACCACCACCCAGAAGGCCGGCGAAGCCGATCAGCTCTTCGGCTCCGTCACCGCCAAGGACATCGCCGAACTGCTCGAAAAGCAGGGCTACCAGATCGACCGCCGCAAGATCCTGCTCGACCACCCCATTAAGACCCTCGGCGAACACAAGGTCACCCTCCGGCTGCACCGGGAAGTCTCGGTGGAGATCACTGTCAACGTCAACCGGGAAGAGTCCGAATAG